From one Rubrobacter xylanophilus genomic stretch:
- a CDS encoding ZIP family metal transporter, with translation MLSAAAFSGASLLALLGGELTPRGRSYLVAIAAGILLSLAFGDLFPEGLELADNRAVLGFVGGFSLLFLTESFTRAHTHHSPEDTGKHAQGPFVLGLAIHNLADGFVVGVSGRISEISAGMVGLGVFIHQVPVGISVAAVLAAARVARRRVIRTALLLGLAIPLASVLTLALPIPGGSFLGILTGAAGGVLAYVGAGHLLPEARAEHPGKSSGLLFVATFVVTTAGLLVLPGG, from the coding sequence ATGCTCTCCGCGGCGGCTTTCTCGGGCGCGAGCCTCCTGGCTCTGCTCGGCGGGGAGCTGACCCCGAGGGGGCGATCGTACCTCGTCGCGATCGCCGCCGGGATCCTGCTGTCCCTGGCGTTCGGCGACCTCTTCCCCGAGGGCCTGGAGCTGGCGGATAACCGGGCGGTTCTGGGGTTCGTCGGCGGGTTCTCGCTGCTCTTCCTGACGGAGTCCTTCACCCGCGCCCACACGCACCACTCGCCGGAAGACACCGGCAAACACGCCCAGGGACCGTTCGTGCTCGGGCTCGCGATCCACAACCTCGCCGACGGCTTCGTCGTGGGGGTGAGCGGGCGGATCTCGGAGATCTCCGCCGGAATGGTCGGGCTCGGCGTCTTCATCCATCAGGTGCCGGTCGGGATCTCGGTGGCCGCCGTCCTCGCTGCGGCGCGCGTCGCCCGCCGGAGGGTCATCCGGACGGCGCTCCTGCTCGGGCTCGCTATCCCGTTGGCGTCCGTTCTGACGCTAGCTCTCCCCATACCCGGCGGCTCATTCCTCGGGATCCTGACCGGCGCCGCCGGCGGCGTGCTGGCGTACGTGGGCGCCGGACACCTGCTCCCGGAGGCCCGGGCGGAGCACCCCGGCAAAAGCTCCGGACTCCTCTTCGTGGCGACGTTTGTGGTTACTACCGCCGGCCTCCTCGTTCTGCCGGGCGGCTAG
- a CDS encoding sulfatase-like hydrolase/transferase, producing MTAENRGRAFSGDLLDRRDWVYVLALLVPFTVYTLVLKAARVGSLPGDPGLLGTFGLMRSDILFDLGYALFWIGLFAVARRGLPRLLVVWLFHATTITVALIETGAARFYEITGSSLDATTILFFLSSPKEVGTVVASAVTPSLVATLAIALLYAIFGPWLLSRFAARRWGRQTVEPGTPRASWLGFAGAALVAYALVSLSLLPGGKVPGASETSTRDGFLNVALSAVESSPLPYVDAEKVRESLPTQTRLEPAERTRKRNVVLIFLESTRASSVTPYNEDIQTTPFLDELAGQSLFAERAYAAMPHTTNAQTATICGIDPPTREGTASLGDRIPARCLPDLLNEQGYRTAYFQSATENFERRPEVVKNMGYEEFYSLEDLDKKGFQRANYFGYEDDILLEPSRKWLQQNGDEPFFVTYNTITPHHQYLAPDKRYGRKQFAKDDTVNRYQNTVRYLDFFVKNLIRQYKEMGLYENTVFVILGDHGEAFGEHGRYQHDNVIWEEGLRIPMMVLDPSRPAGRIKAPVGELDVLPTVADALGYRVEGGEYPGRSMLDPLPEDRTLKFSCWYENKCLASVKGDKKYIYHFGDRPEEFYDLSKDPLEKNNIIDEVAPEEIKARREELLEWRARADTAYGSP from the coding sequence GTGACGGCGGAGAACCGCGGGCGGGCTTTTTCGGGTGACCTTCTGGATCGCCGGGACTGGGTGTACGTGCTGGCGCTCCTGGTGCCTTTTACCGTCTATACCCTGGTCCTCAAGGCCGCCAGGGTCGGCTCGCTGCCGGGAGACCCCGGGCTCCTTGGGACGTTTGGGCTCATGCGCTCGGACATCCTGTTCGACCTGGGGTACGCGCTGTTCTGGATCGGGCTGTTCGCGGTGGCGAGGAGGGGCCTGCCGCGTCTTTTGGTTGTCTGGCTCTTTCACGCGACGACCATAACGGTGGCCCTCATCGAGACCGGGGCCGCCCGGTTCTATGAGATCACCGGCTCCTCCCTCGACGCTACAACGATCCTCTTCTTCCTCTCTTCGCCCAAAGAGGTAGGGACCGTGGTCGCCAGCGCGGTTACGCCGTCGCTCGTGGCGACGCTGGCGATTGCGCTCCTCTACGCAATCTTCGGACCCTGGCTGCTGAGCCGCTTCGCCGCCCGCCGGTGGGGCCGGCAGACCGTGGAACCCGGCACGCCAAGAGCTTCCTGGCTCGGGTTTGCCGGGGCGGCGCTCGTCGCGTACGCGCTCGTCTCGCTCTCCCTTCTGCCCGGCGGGAAGGTGCCCGGCGCGAGCGAGACCTCCACGAGGGATGGTTTCCTCAACGTGGCGCTCTCGGCGGTCGAAAGCTCGCCACTGCCGTACGTGGACGCTGAGAAGGTCCGCGAGAGCCTGCCCACGCAGACCAGGCTCGAACCGGCGGAGCGGACCAGGAAGCGCAACGTGGTGCTCATCTTCCTTGAGTCAACCCGTGCCAGCTCGGTCACCCCCTACAACGAAGACATACAGACCACGCCGTTTCTGGACGAGCTGGCCGGACAGAGCCTCTTCGCCGAGCGGGCCTACGCGGCCATGCCGCACACCACCAACGCGCAGACCGCCACCATCTGCGGCATCGACCCGCCGACCAGGGAGGGCACGGCTTCGCTCGGGGACCGTATCCCCGCCCGCTGCCTCCCTGATCTGCTGAACGAACAGGGTTACAGAACCGCCTACTTCCAGTCGGCCACCGAGAACTTCGAGCGCCGCCCGGAGGTGGTCAAGAACATGGGCTACGAGGAGTTCTACTCCCTGGAGGACCTGGACAAGAAGGGCTTCCAGCGGGCCAACTACTTCGGCTACGAGGACGACATCCTGCTAGAGCCGAGCAGGAAGTGGCTGCAACAGAACGGCGACGAGCCCTTCTTCGTCACCTACAATACGATCACGCCTCACCACCAGTACCTGGCCCCGGACAAACGCTACGGGCGCAAGCAGTTCGCCAAGGACGACACCGTCAACCGCTACCAGAACACCGTGCGTTACCTCGATTTCTTCGTCAAGAACCTGATCCGGCAGTACAAGGAGATGGGGCTCTACGAGAACACCGTCTTCGTTATCCTGGGCGATCACGGGGAAGCCTTCGGCGAGCACGGGCGCTACCAGCACGACAATGTGATCTGGGAGGAGGGGTTGCGCATCCCGATGATGGTCCTGGATCCCTCGCGCCCCGCGGGGCGCATCAAGGCGCCGGTCGGGGAGCTGGACGTCCTCCCCACCGTGGCGGACGCTCTGGGTTACCGGGTGGAGGGAGGGGAGTACCCGGGACGTTCGATGCTCGACCCGTTGCCGGAGGACCGCACCCTCAAGTTCAGCTGCTGGTACGAGAACAAGTGCCTGGCGAGCGTGAAGGGAGACAAAAAGTACATCTACCACTTCGGCGACCGGCCCGAGGAGTTCTACGACCTCTCGAAGGACCCCCTGGAGAAGAACAACATCATCGATGAAGTCGCTCCGGAGGAGATAAAAGCGCGGCGCGAGGAGCTGCTGGAGTGGCGCGCCCGGGCGGACACCGCCTACGGCTCGCCGTAG
- a CDS encoding toprim domain-containing protein, with product MRPLERVLEVLEVDRGPDHRGEYLAFCPAHDDRNTPNLRVEEAEDGRVLLHCFAGCSQDEVLSALEERGIRRRDLFSRNGRGVEEGSNLPPYRTATLQPRSVKGEDKREKGLRDPAQPGAMAQPPCTLEAYAGAKELPVEFLRELGLSTVSYMGTKAVRMPYLTEDGREGAVRLRLALEKSPQGDNRFRWRKGSKPTLYGLWRMERVREAGYVVLVEGESDCHTLWHHGIEALGVPGASNWKAEWAEDLEGVGKVYAVIEPDEGGEMLKARLAASGIRDRLRFVELDGAKDVSELHLSDPTRFLENLRAAFGRAATLIDQEKERAEARAREVREACEGLAREGRILDRFAAELGRSGVAGESRAAKLLYLALTSRLLERIVSIAVKGPSSGGKTYLVERVLSFFPEDAYYALTAMSERTLAYSEEPIKHRFLVIYEAEGMSGDFATYLMRSLLSEGRVRYETVESTKDGIRPRLIEREGPTGLIVTTTAVKLHPENETRLLSLTVTDTRGQTRNVLRALARGRTGEPDLKPWLALQEWLVTAERQVVIPYAGDLAELVPPVAVRLRRDFGAVLNLIRAHAVLHQATREKDADGRIVATLDDYVAVRELVADLVSEGIEATVPNGVREAVHAVARLHAGNSEPVTVAGVARELELDRSAASRRVRSAREQGYLRDLEDNPRKPSRLVPGDPLPEDLEILPPPDALKACKRAGENGGIDPPLPPSNGDEGGGGGAYPSGNGARLHAPDEDGRVRFTL from the coding sequence GTGAGGCCGCTGGAGCGCGTGCTGGAGGTCCTGGAGGTAGACAGGGGTCCCGACCATCGAGGCGAGTACCTGGCCTTCTGCCCGGCCCACGACGACAGGAACACCCCCAACCTGCGCGTCGAGGAGGCAGAGGACGGCCGCGTCCTGCTCCACTGCTTTGCCGGCTGCTCGCAGGACGAAGTGCTGTCGGCCCTGGAAGAGCGGGGAATTCGCAGGCGCGACCTGTTCTCCCGGAACGGCCGCGGAGTGGAGGAGGGGAGTAACCTCCCCCCGTATAGGACTGCAACGCTGCAACCCCGCTCTGTAAAGGGCGAAGATAAGCGGGAAAAGGGATTGCGCGACCCCGCGCAACCGGGTGCAATGGCGCAACCTCCCTGCACCCTCGAAGCCTATGCCGGGGCCAAGGAACTGCCCGTGGAGTTTCTCCGGGAGCTCGGCCTCTCGACCGTCAGCTACATGGGCACGAAGGCTGTGCGGATGCCGTACCTCACGGAGGACGGCCGGGAGGGAGCCGTGCGCCTGCGGCTGGCCCTGGAGAAGTCTCCGCAGGGCGACAACCGCTTCCGGTGGCGCAAGGGCTCGAAGCCGACCCTCTACGGCCTGTGGCGCATGGAGCGCGTACGGGAGGCCGGCTACGTCGTGCTGGTCGAGGGCGAGAGCGACTGCCACACCCTCTGGCACCATGGCATCGAGGCGCTGGGCGTCCCCGGCGCTTCCAACTGGAAGGCTGAGTGGGCCGAGGACCTTGAAGGCGTCGGGAAGGTCTACGCCGTGATCGAGCCGGACGAGGGAGGAGAGATGTTGAAGGCAAGGCTCGCCGCCTCGGGTATCCGGGACCGGCTGCGCTTCGTGGAGCTCGACGGAGCGAAGGACGTCAGCGAGCTTCACCTGTCCGATCCTACCCGCTTCCTGGAGAACTTGCGGGCCGCCTTCGGGCGCGCGGCGACTCTGATCGACCAGGAGAAGGAGCGGGCCGAGGCCCGTGCCCGTGAAGTCCGGGAAGCCTGCGAGGGTCTGGCCCGCGAGGGACGCATACTCGACCGCTTCGCCGCCGAGCTTGGGCGCTCCGGCGTCGCCGGCGAGAGCCGGGCCGCGAAGCTCCTCTACCTGGCCCTCACGAGCCGTCTCCTGGAGAGAATCGTGAGTATCGCGGTCAAGGGGCCGTCCTCCGGCGGCAAGACCTACCTTGTGGAGCGTGTCCTCTCCTTCTTCCCGGAGGACGCCTACTACGCTTTAACCGCGATGAGCGAGCGGACGCTCGCCTACTCCGAAGAGCCCATAAAGCACCGCTTCCTGGTGATCTACGAGGCCGAGGGCATGAGCGGCGACTTCGCCACCTACCTGATGCGCTCTCTGCTCTCTGAGGGGCGCGTCCGCTACGAGACGGTCGAGAGCACCAAAGACGGCATAAGGCCCCGCCTCATAGAGCGGGAAGGCCCCACGGGCCTGATCGTCACCACCACCGCCGTCAAGCTCCACCCCGAGAACGAGACCCGCCTGCTCTCTTTGACCGTCACGGACACCCGGGGCCAGACCAGGAACGTGCTGCGGGCTTTGGCCAGGGGTAGGACCGGCGAGCCAGACCTCAAACCCTGGCTCGCCCTCCAGGAGTGGCTGGTGACGGCCGAACGCCAGGTCGTCATCCCCTACGCCGGGGATCTCGCCGAGCTGGTCCCGCCCGTGGCCGTCAGGCTGCGCCGGGACTTCGGTGCGGTCCTGAATCTGATCCGTGCCCATGCCGTCCTGCACCAGGCCACTCGCGAGAAGGATGCCGACGGCCGCATCGTCGCCACCCTCGACGACTACGTCGCCGTCAGGGAACTGGTGGCCGACCTGGTGAGCGAAGGCATCGAAGCAACCGTGCCCAACGGCGTGCGCGAGGCCGTGCACGCCGTTGCACGCCTGCACGCCGGGAACTCCGAGCCGGTAACCGTGGCCGGGGTCGCCCGGGAGCTGGAGCTCGACCGCTCCGCCGCCTCCCGCAGGGTGCGTTCCGCGAGAGAGCAGGGCTACCTCCGGGACCTCGAAGACAACCCCAGAAAACCCTCCCGGCTCGTGCCCGGAGATCCCTTGCCCGAGGACCTGGAGATACTGCCGCCTCCGGACGCATTGAAAGCGTGCAAGCGTGCAGGCGAAAACGGGGGGATAGACCCCCCCCTCCCCCCGTCGAACGGCGATGAAGGCGGGGGAGGGGGTGCATACCCCTCCGGAAACGGTGCACGCCTGCACGCCCCGGACGAAGACGGGCGCGTGAGGTTCACGTTATGA
- a CDS encoding cation diffusion facilitator family transporter, with protein MSGDHEHGASRDADKKYLAIALGLLVTFMSVEVVVGIIASSLVLLSDAGHMLSDAGALGAALIAMRLAARSAGGIMTYGLKRSEILAAQINGITLLLLSVWFYYEGVRRLIEPPEVAGGLVLIVGLIGIVVNLVDVWLLSKANRQSLNVEGAFQHILTDLYSFIATTVAGSIIYFTGSFNRVDALAAMTVATVMLRAGYKLVRDSGRIFLEAAPKGLDPEEIGTAMAGQPGVAEVRDFHLWEISSELPALSAHVLVERDGDCRARRRELEQLLEERFDIHHTTLQVDRVGEEEDGEARGMRFPASRGETT; from the coding sequence GTGAGCGGCGACCACGAGCACGGCGCGAGCCGCGACGCCGACAAGAAGTACCTGGCCATAGCCCTAGGGCTCCTGGTCACGTTCATGTCGGTCGAGGTGGTCGTCGGCATCATAGCCTCCTCCCTCGTGCTCCTCTCCGACGCCGGGCACATGTTGAGCGACGCCGGGGCGCTGGGGGCGGCTTTGATCGCCATGCGCCTGGCCGCGCGGTCTGCCGGGGGGATCATGACCTACGGGCTCAAGAGGAGCGAGATCCTCGCGGCCCAGATCAACGGCATAACGCTGTTGTTGCTCTCCGTCTGGTTCTACTACGAGGGGGTGAGGCGGCTCATCGAGCCGCCCGAGGTGGCGGGCGGGCTGGTCCTGATCGTCGGCCTGATCGGTATCGTGGTCAACCTGGTGGACGTGTGGTTGCTGAGCAAGGCCAACCGCCAGAGCCTCAACGTCGAGGGCGCCTTCCAGCACATCCTCACCGACCTCTACTCCTTCATCGCGACCACGGTCGCCGGGAGCATCATCTACTTCACCGGGAGCTTCAACCGGGTGGACGCCCTGGCGGCGATGACCGTGGCCACGGTCATGCTACGGGCGGGCTACAAGCTGGTGAGGGACTCGGGGCGCATCTTCCTGGAGGCCGCTCCAAAGGGCCTGGATCCGGAGGAGATCGGGACGGCCATGGCCGGGCAACCGGGGGTGGCCGAGGTGCGGGACTTCCATCTGTGGGAGATATCCTCGGAGCTTCCGGCCCTCTCCGCCCATGTGCTGGTGGAGCGCGACGGTGACTGCCGCGCCAGGCGCCGGGAGCTGGAGCAACTGCTCGAGGAGCGCTTCGACATCCACCACACCACGTTGCAGGTGGACCGCGTCGGCGAGGAAGAGGACGGCGAGGCCCGCGGCATGCGGTTCCCCGCGTCTCGGGGAGAGACCACGTGA
- a CDS encoding ArsR/SmtB family transcription factor: MPPKEEIEAASELLKAVGYPVRMSILSALAERELCVCDLQAILGMSQSAVSHQLRTLRAAHLVKPRREGKTVHYSLADNHVRKLLKVSLEHVRHD; the protein is encoded by the coding sequence ATGCCGCCGAAGGAGGAGATCGAGGCCGCGAGCGAGCTCCTCAAGGCCGTGGGCTACCCCGTGAGGATGAGCATCCTCAGCGCCCTCGCGGAGAGGGAACTCTGCGTCTGCGACCTGCAGGCGATCCTGGGGATGAGCCAGTCGGCAGTCTCCCACCAGCTCAGGACCCTGCGGGCCGCCCACCTGGTCAAGCCCCGCCGGGAGGGCAAGACGGTCCACTACTCCCTCGCCGACAACCACGTCCGCAAGCTCCTGAAGGTCTCTCTAGAGCACGTGCGTCACGACTGA
- a CDS encoding CPBP family intramembrane glutamic endopeptidase: MNADPGLTLLLIVLQNAVLLVLTVGVFWAGVLVMRGFGKRKSFSLSPLGVRRPANGFRSGAVLGLAVGVGALAASFPLNALSAYVLETLGYRADRGAQQPLMRGVEALVSQDPVFAVPAVFLVVVVVGPAVEELVFRGAIFGGLYNLGRLATGRAGGEKRFTKMAAFVLSAALSSALFASLHLEPAIFPAIFVLAASLCWLLRRTGSLLPPFIAHATFNSFATTLLVLGGLGVLPSQA; the protein is encoded by the coding sequence ATGAACGCAGATCCCGGTCTCACCCTGCTGCTCATCGTGCTCCAGAACGCCGTCCTGCTGGTCCTTACGGTCGGGGTCTTCTGGGCCGGCGTTCTGGTGATGAGGGGTTTTGGCAAGAGAAAGAGCTTCTCCCTGAGCCCGCTCGGGGTCCGCAGGCCCGCGAACGGGTTCCGGAGTGGAGCGGTGCTGGGCCTCGCGGTCGGCGTCGGGGCGCTCGCCGCGAGCTTCCCGCTCAACGCGCTCAGCGCCTATGTGCTGGAGACTTTGGGTTACCGGGCAGACCGCGGCGCGCAGCAGCCCTTGATGCGGGGCGTGGAGGCCCTGGTCTCGCAGGACCCGGTCTTCGCCGTACCGGCGGTCTTCCTGGTCGTGGTCGTCGTCGGACCGGCCGTCGAGGAGCTGGTGTTCCGGGGCGCCATCTTCGGCGGGCTCTACAACCTGGGAAGGCTCGCGACCGGGAGAGCCGGCGGGGAGAAGCGTTTCACGAAGATGGCCGCCTTCGTCCTGTCCGCCGCGCTCTCCTCGGCCCTCTTCGCCTCTCTGCACCTGGAGCCGGCCATCTTCCCGGCGATCTTCGTCCTGGCCGCGAGCCTGTGCTGGCTCCTGCGGAGGACCGGAAGCCTGCTGCCGCCGTTCATAGCCCACGCCACCTTCAACTCCTTCGCCACGACGCTCCTCGTCCTGGGCGGTCTCGGCGTCCTCCCCTCCCAGGCATGA
- a CDS encoding metal-dependent hydrolase has product MKVATHIVFGECCLFAASAVFDFHYETPSVLAAAVCSVLPDADYPKSWLGHQLGGVSEDLYRTFGHRSFLHSLLALILATITLGSLLWWITGQPAAMIAVGVGYGSHLFTDMMTLGGVQLFWPSRLIAVFPGRDEYRVVSGGNSERVFVAVALVFALLFYPVSRVGFDGLIYRMGGSDQLYGEVTKVTDGDTIEVETQGRTTLVRLIGVDTPETVAPDQPIGCFGPQASSYTKQVLYERQTDEEGRVVREGRLVRLEIPRIGDSEDAYGRTLAYVYLDTDGDGRYERLFNEDLIEQGLARTTDFPHTYRREFERAREEAEERGAGLWSACPEVDAP; this is encoded by the coding sequence GTGAAGGTCGCCACGCACATAGTCTTCGGCGAGTGCTGCCTGTTCGCAGCCTCCGCGGTCTTCGACTTCCACTACGAGACGCCCTCGGTCCTCGCCGCGGCGGTCTGCTCCGTCCTGCCCGACGCCGATTACCCCAAGAGCTGGCTCGGCCACCAGCTCGGCGGCGTCTCGGAGGACCTGTATCGCACCTTCGGTCACCGCTCCTTCCTGCACTCCCTGCTCGCCTTAATCCTCGCCACGATAACTCTCGGCTCGCTTTTGTGGTGGATCACCGGCCAGCCGGCCGCGATGATCGCCGTGGGGGTAGGCTACGGATCTCACCTCTTCACCGACATGATGACCCTCGGAGGAGTGCAGCTCTTCTGGCCGAGCCGCCTGATCGCCGTCTTCCCCGGCCGCGACGAGTACCGCGTCGTCAGCGGCGGCAACTCCGAGCGCGTCTTCGTCGCCGTTGCTCTCGTCTTCGCGCTGCTCTTCTATCCGGTCTCGCGGGTTGGTTTCGACGGCCTGATCTACCGCATGGGCGGCTCCGACCAACTCTACGGAGAGGTCACGAAGGTCACCGATGGAGACACCATCGAAGTCGAGACTCAGGGCAGGACGACACTCGTGCGCCTCATAGGAGTGGACACCCCGGAGACCGTGGCGCCTGACCAGCCCATTGGTTGCTTCGGACCGCAGGCGTCCAGCTACACGAAGCAGGTCCTCTACGAGAGGCAGACCGACGAAGAAGGCAGGGTCGTGCGTGAAGGTCGGCTCGTAAGGTTGGAGATCCCGCGCATCGGAGACTCAGAAGACGCTTACGGCCGCACCCTTGCCTACGTCTACCTGGATACCGACGGCGACGGTCGCTACGAGCGCCTCTTTAACGAGGACCTCATAGAGCAGGGCCTCGCCCGTACCACCGACTTCCCGCACACCTACCGCCGTGAGTTCGAGCGGGCGAGGGAAGAGGCCGAGGAGAGGGGCGCGGGATTGTGGAGCGCCTGTCCCGAGGTGGACGCTCCCTGA
- a CDS encoding heavy metal translocating P-type ATPase, whose translation MKKRQLPVFQPDQNPDGTPGQAPGPGCTDDCCAPSGGNGLGVVKTPARPADGGEDGYGDAAERTVVRVEGMDCASCAATVEKRVGQLPGVYRATVNFAAGRLDAEHEVSVTVEQLEKVVRDAGYGVGRTEEAERTPFWRTPRALLTAASALLFLVGLASGLLGAPEVARVGAYAAAIVVGGLPIFRAALSALKSRHMDMNVLMSAAAIGAAGIGAWGEAALVVVLFATGNALQVFAIDRTRGAVRALMRLAPDEVLVRRDGVETTVPADEVGVGELVVVRPGERLAVDGVLVEGHTTVDEAPVTGESIPVEKSAGDSVFSGSLNGPGGIVVRATKGAKDSTLQRIARMVEEAQGSKAPAEQFVDRFSRVYTPVVVAVAVALATIPPLLGADFGTWFYRALALLIIACPCSLVISTPVTVVSGIGAASRRGILIKGGAVLEAAGRLKALLFDKTGTLTEGRPVVERVLALGGTEEEAVVLAAALERRSEHPLAHAILSAAGERKLPEVANFRTVAGRGAEGEVEGRRYLIGSPRLFAERGISLDAARSALRKVEEAGETPVILGDGRGPIAVFGLADAIRSDTHAALRTLRSAGVEELVMLTGDSEAPARRVADTLGIGYRAQLLPEQKVEAVRELVTKKGNAGMVGDGINDAPALAAASVGFAMGAAGTDVALETADVALMQDDLRKLAAAVRLSRAAERIIKQNIFVSILIKGVFVLLAPFGLVTLWLAVLADMGTSIGVTLNGLRLFRGRRV comes from the coding sequence GTGAAGAAGAGGCAACTTCCCGTTTTTCAGCCGGACCAGAATCCGGATGGAACCCCCGGGCAGGCTCCCGGCCCCGGCTGCACCGACGACTGCTGCGCTCCCTCCGGCGGGAACGGGTTGGGTGTCGTCAAGACCCCGGCCCGGCCTGCGGACGGTGGCGAGGACGGCTACGGGGACGCCGCCGAGCGCACCGTGGTCCGGGTGGAGGGAATGGACTGCGCGAGCTGCGCCGCCACGGTCGAGAAGCGGGTCGGCCAGCTCCCCGGCGTCTACAGGGCCACCGTGAACTTCGCCGCCGGCAGGCTCGACGCCGAGCACGAAGTCTCCGTGACGGTCGAGCAACTGGAGAAGGTCGTGCGGGACGCCGGCTACGGGGTGGGCCGGACCGAGGAGGCGGAGAGGACGCCCTTCTGGCGCACCCCGAGAGCGCTCTTGACGGCGGCCTCGGCGCTCCTGTTCCTCGTCGGTTTGGCGTCGGGTCTGCTCGGCGCGCCCGAGGTGGCGCGGGTCGGGGCCTACGCCGCGGCGATCGTGGTCGGTGGCCTGCCCATCTTCCGGGCGGCGCTCTCGGCGCTCAAGAGCCGGCACATGGACATGAACGTGCTCATGAGCGCGGCGGCCATCGGGGCGGCCGGCATTGGGGCCTGGGGCGAGGCGGCGCTCGTGGTGGTTCTGTTCGCCACCGGCAACGCGCTTCAGGTCTTTGCCATAGACCGCACGCGGGGGGCGGTGCGGGCGCTGATGCGGCTCGCCCCGGATGAGGTGCTCGTCAGAAGAGACGGCGTCGAGACCACGGTTCCGGCGGATGAGGTCGGCGTCGGGGAGCTCGTCGTCGTGCGGCCGGGGGAGAGGCTCGCCGTCGACGGCGTGCTGGTCGAGGGGCACACCACGGTGGACGAGGCCCCGGTAACGGGCGAGAGCATACCCGTAGAGAAGTCCGCCGGCGATAGTGTATTCTCCGGCAGCCTCAACGGCCCGGGCGGCATCGTGGTGCGCGCGACGAAGGGGGCAAAGGACTCCACCCTGCAGCGCATCGCGCGCATGGTGGAGGAGGCCCAGGGGAGCAAGGCCCCCGCCGAGCAGTTCGTGGACCGCTTCTCGCGCGTCTACACGCCGGTGGTGGTGGCCGTGGCGGTCGCGCTCGCCACGATCCCGCCGCTCCTGGGAGCGGACTTCGGGACGTGGTTCTACCGGGCGCTGGCGCTCTTGATCATCGCCTGCCCGTGCTCCCTGGTGATCTCGACCCCGGTAACGGTCGTCTCCGGGATCGGCGCGGCCTCCAGGCGCGGCATCCTCATCAAGGGCGGGGCGGTGCTGGAGGCCGCGGGCCGTCTCAAAGCTCTGCTCTTCGACAAGACCGGCACCCTCACCGAGGGCCGGCCCGTCGTCGAGCGGGTGCTGGCGCTCGGCGGTACGGAGGAAGAGGCGGTCGTGCTCGCGGCGGCGCTGGAGCGCCGCTCGGAACATCCGCTGGCGCACGCGATCCTCTCCGCCGCCGGGGAACGCAAGCTGCCGGAAGTCGCGAACTTCCGCACCGTCGCGGGCCGGGGCGCGGAGGGCGAGGTCGAGGGCCGCCGGTACCTGATCGGCAGCCCCCGGCTCTTTGCCGAGAGAGGCATATCTCTGGACGCCGCCCGCTCCGCGCTCCGAAAGGTAGAGGAGGCCGGCGAGACGCCCGTGATCCTCGGCGACGGGAGAGGTCCTATCGCCGTCTTCGGGCTCGCCGATGCCATCCGCTCCGACACCCATGCCGCGCTTCGGACGCTCCGCTCGGCGGGTGTGGAGGAGTTGGTGATGCTCACCGGCGACTCCGAAGCCCCCGCCCGGCGGGTGGCGGACACTTTAGGCATCGGCTACCGGGCGCAGCTTCTGCCCGAGCAGAAGGTCGAGGCCGTGCGCGAGCTGGTGACGAAGAAAGGAAACGCCGGGATGGTCGGGGACGGCATCAACGACGCGCCGGCCCTCGCTGCTGCATCGGTCGGCTTCGCGATGGGCGCGGCGGGAACGGACGTGGCGCTGGAGACGGCGGACGTGGCGCTCATGCAGGACGATCTCAGGAAGCTCGCCGCGGCAGTGCGGCTCTCCAGGGCGGCGGAGAGGATCATAAAGCAGAACATCTTCGTCTCGATTCTGATCAAGGGCGTCTTCGTCTTGCTGGCACCCTTCGGGCTCGTAACCCTCTGGCTCGCCGTGCTCGCCGACATGGGGACGTCCATCGGCGTGACCCTGAACGGGCTGCGCCTGTTCCGCGGGAGGCGCGTCTAG
- a CDS encoding ArsR/SmtB family transcription factor gives MADDRCDLLCLDAPRAEEIRGKLLAEEAARDAAERTRALSDPTRLMLAVALREGEELCVCDLAWISSRAQNLVSHHMRVLRSVGLVKSRRDGKLVMYSLTDEGLSLLSAVLGESAEVSRDTEVPA, from the coding sequence ATGGCCGATGACCGTTGCGACCTGCTCTGTCTGGATGCTCCACGGGCGGAGGAGATCCGCGGGAAGCTCCTCGCCGAGGAGGCTGCCCGGGACGCCGCCGAGCGCACCCGGGCGCTCTCGGATCCCACCCGGCTCATGCTGGCGGTGGCTTTGCGCGAGGGTGAGGAACTTTGCGTGTGCGACCTGGCCTGGATCTCCTCGCGCGCCCAGAACCTGGTCTCGCACCATATGAGGGTGCTGCGCTCGGTCGGCCTGGTGAAATCTCGTAGAGACGGCAAGCTGGTGATGTACTCCCTGACGGATGAGGGGCTTTCGCTGCTTTCCGCAGTGCTTGGTGAGTCGGCGGAGGTCTCGCGGGACACGGAGGTACCCGCGTGA